The following coding sequences are from one Musa acuminata AAA Group cultivar baxijiao chromosome BXJ1-6, Cavendish_Baxijiao_AAA, whole genome shotgun sequence window:
- the LOC135677335 gene encoding nuclear transcription factor Y subunit B-3-like — MADSDNESGGQSNSKAGSSAAAREQERLLPIANVSRIMKKALPANAKISKDAKETVQECVSEFISFVTGEASDKCQREKRKTINGDDLLWAMTTLGFEDYVEPLKVYLQRFREMEGEKAGGATSSQSQHKDGSGGGSGGNGGGGSIYGSGMMIRGQQMYGSGTPSVLQPYQHRG; from the coding sequence ATGGCGGACTCAGACAACGAATCGGGCGGACAGAGCAACAGCAAAGCAGGGTCGTCGGCGGCAGCCCGGGAGCAGGAACGCTTGCTGCCGATCGCCAACGTGAGCCGAATCATGAAGAAGGCGCTCCCGGCGAACGCCAAGATCTCCAAGGACGCCAAGGAGACGGTGCAGGAGTGCGTGTCCGAGTTCATCAGCTTCGTCACCGGCGAGGCCTCCGACAAGTGCCAGCGAGAGAAGCGCAAGACCATCAACGGCGACGACCTTCTCTGGGCCATGACCACCCTCGGCTTCGAGGACTACGTCGAGCCCCTCAAGGTCTACCTGCAGAGGTTCCGCGAGATGGAAGGCGAGAAGGCTGGGGGCGCCACTTCATCTCAGTCGCAGCACAAGGACGGCAGCGGCGGAGGAAGCGGCGGCAATGGGGGCGGTGGCAGCATATACGGCAGCGGAATGATGATAAGGGGCCAGCAGATGTACGGCTCGGGGACACCATCGGTCCTGCAGCCATATCAACATCGTGGATGA
- the LOC103990043 gene encoding pentatricopeptide repeat-containing protein At1g22960, mitochondrial isoform X2, whose protein sequence is MEAKEALNLCSPSLMLFPKFKLLISTTTLAATAAEVRPFHHLLPSIKAYYSSSSSSPVDLPPFDALVSGILDSDPAAFTRGFRAPDSIKPLLSEPHLFLAALRSVRRRPRLALRFFRWAESQPGFPCSEAAFCAVLQILAEGGLMRAAYSVAQRVLHLRLHGIVDLLIDGHAGPEATAPLLDLLLWLYTKCSMVELAVSTFYKMVAHGFLPDVKNCNRILRILRDTAQWTEEGKAEEALKILGEMEGQDAGCLPNDITYNVIINGLSKKGELDKAEKLLDKMRCSRKASSFTYNPLISGLFSKGFVDEALGFRDEMVGFGVMPTVVTYNALIYGLCRSGRMEEAQEKFVEMGKMNLAQDVVSYNSLIYGYCRLGNVKEALCLFNHLRDAHIAPNIRTYNILIDGHCRLGSLDGAQKFKEEMICSGFLPDVYTYTILVNGSCKMGNLAMAKGFFDEMLRKGLEPDCHAYTTRIVGELKLGDTSKAFQLREEMKAKGITPNTVTYNVLIDGLCKMGNLKEAYGLWQKMVHDGFHPNCVTYTCLINAHCEKGHMREAKYLFDSMLSNNLSPTVVTYTVLIHAHANKGNLEAAYGYFSKMLEENVLPNKITYNALINGLCRKHKVELAYELFDKMQGNGLSPNKYTYTLLINENCNLGNWKEALRLYAEMHEKEIIPDFCTQNVLFKGFGEDFKHHAVKFLETDVLCS, encoded by the exons ATGGAGGCGAAGGAAGCTCTAAATCTATGTTCTCCATCCCTCATGCTCTTCCCTAAATTTAAACTACTCATCTCGACGACAACCCTAGCCGCCACCGCCGCTGAGGTACGCCCCTTCCATCATCTCCTCCCTTCCATCAAAGCCTActactcctcctcctcgtcttccccCGTTGATCTTCCCCCTTTCGACGCCCTTGTCTCCGGTATCCTCGACTCTGATCCCGCCGCCTTCACCCGTGGCTTTCGTGCTCCGGACTCCATCAAGCCTCTCCTCTCCGAGCCTCACCTATTCCTCGCTGCCCTGCGCTCAGTCCGACGCCGCCCTCGCCTCGCCCTCCGCTTCTTCCGCTGGGCCGAGAGCCAGCCCGGCTTCCCCTGCTCGGAGGCCGCCTTCTGCGCCGTCCTCCAGATACTCGCTGAGGGCGGCCTCATGCGTGCCGCCTACTCCGTCGCCCAGCGTGTGCTTCACCTCCGTCTCCACGGCATCGTTGACCTCCTTATCGACGGACACGCTGGTCCCGAGGCCACGGCCCCCCTCCTGGATCTGCTTCTCTGGCTGTACACCAAGTGTTCGATGGTGGAGCTCGCCGTGTCCACCTTCTACAAGATGGTAGCCCACGGGTTCCTGCCGGACGTCAAGAACTGCAACAGGATTCTGAGGATCTTGAGGGACACGGCCCAGTGGACGGAG GAAGGAAAGGCGGAAGAGGCTCTCAAGATTTTGGGCGAGATGGAAGGTCAGGACGCTGGGTGCTTACCCAATGATATTACCTATAATGTCATCATCAACGGCCTGTCAAAGAAGGGGGAATTGGACAAGGCAGAGAAGTTGCTTGACAAAATGAGGTGCTCCCGAAAGGCATCATCTTTTACTTACAATCCTTTGATTAGTGGGTTATTCAGCAAAGGTTTTGTCGACGAGGCACTGGGTTTCAGGGATGAGATGGTGGGGTTCGGAGTGATGCCAACAGTGGTGACTTACAATGCTTTAATCTATGGGTTGTGTAGGAGTGGACGGATGGAAGAGGCCCAGGAGAAGTTTGTCGAAATGGGTAAGATGAATCTGGCACAAGATGTAGTATCTTACAACTCTTTAATTTATGGGTATTGCAGATTAGGGAATGTAAAAGAGGCTCTATGTTTGTTTAATCATCTGAGAGATGCACATATAGCTCCTAATATTAGAACTTACAACATTCTTATAGATGGTCATTGTAGATTGGGATCCCTGGATGGGGCTCAGAAGTTTAAGGAGGAGATGATTTGTTCGGGGTTTCTGCCCGATGTTTATACGTATACCATTCTGGTAAATGGGTCTTGCAAGATGGGAAATCTTGCCATGGCAAAAGGATTTTTTGATGAGATGTTACGAAAAGGTCTCGAGCCAGATTGCCATGCGTACACAACAAGAATAGTTGGAGAATTGAAGTTAGGGGATACTTCTAAGGCTTTTCAATTGCGGGAAGAGATGAAAGCAAAAGGCATCACTCCTAATACAGTTACCTACAATGTTCTGATAGATGGGCTATGCAAGATGGGAAATCTGAAAGAGGCATATGGTTTGTGGCAAAAGATGGTACATGATGGATTTCATCCAAATTGTGTAACCTATACTTGCTTAATTAATGCACATTGCGAGAAGGGTCATATGAGAGAAGCAAAATATCTGTTTGAtagcatgcttagtaataatttatCGCCGACAGTCGTCACCTACACTGTTCTCATTCATGCACATGCAAATAAAGGAAATTTGGAGGCTGCATATGGCTACTTCTCCAAGATGCTGGAGGAGAATGTCTTGCCTAACAAAATAACTTATAATGCCCTCATAAATGGGCTCTGTAGAAAGCACAAGGTTGAATTGGCTTATGAGCTCTTCGACAAGATGCAAGGAAATGGTTTGTCCCCAAATAAGTATACATATACTTTACTCATAAATGAAAATTGCAATTTGGGTAACTGGAAAGAAGCACTGAGGTTGTATGCTGAAATGCATGAGAAAGAAATTATTCCTGATTTTTGCACTCAGAATGTTTTGTTTAAAGGTTTTGGTGAAGACTTCAAGCATCATGCGGTGAAATTTTTAGAAACTGATGTTCTTTGCAGttaa
- the LOC103990043 gene encoding pentatricopeptide repeat-containing protein At1g22960, mitochondrial isoform X1 yields the protein MEAKEALNLCSPSLMLFPKFKLLISTTTLAATAAEVRPFHHLLPSIKAYYSSSSSSPVDLPPFDALVSGILDSDPAAFTRGFRAPDSIKPLLSEPHLFLAALRSVRRRPRLALRFFRWAESQPGFPCSEAAFCAVLQILAEGGLMRAAYSVAQRVLHLRLHGIVDLLIDGHAGPEATAPLLDLLLWLYTKCSMVELAVSTFYKMVAHGFLPDVKNCNRILRILRDTAQWTEVRAIYKHMIKVGVQPTIVTFNTILDSFCKEGKAEEALKILGEMEGQDAGCLPNDITYNVIINGLSKKGELDKAEKLLDKMRCSRKASSFTYNPLISGLFSKGFVDEALGFRDEMVGFGVMPTVVTYNALIYGLCRSGRMEEAQEKFVEMGKMNLAQDVVSYNSLIYGYCRLGNVKEALCLFNHLRDAHIAPNIRTYNILIDGHCRLGSLDGAQKFKEEMICSGFLPDVYTYTILVNGSCKMGNLAMAKGFFDEMLRKGLEPDCHAYTTRIVGELKLGDTSKAFQLREEMKAKGITPNTVTYNVLIDGLCKMGNLKEAYGLWQKMVHDGFHPNCVTYTCLINAHCEKGHMREAKYLFDSMLSNNLSPTVVTYTVLIHAHANKGNLEAAYGYFSKMLEENVLPNKITYNALINGLCRKHKVELAYELFDKMQGNGLSPNKYTYTLLINENCNLGNWKEALRLYAEMHEKEIIPDFCTQNVLFKGFGEDFKHHAVKFLETDVLCS from the coding sequence ATGGAGGCGAAGGAAGCTCTAAATCTATGTTCTCCATCCCTCATGCTCTTCCCTAAATTTAAACTACTCATCTCGACGACAACCCTAGCCGCCACCGCCGCTGAGGTACGCCCCTTCCATCATCTCCTCCCTTCCATCAAAGCCTActactcctcctcctcgtcttccccCGTTGATCTTCCCCCTTTCGACGCCCTTGTCTCCGGTATCCTCGACTCTGATCCCGCCGCCTTCACCCGTGGCTTTCGTGCTCCGGACTCCATCAAGCCTCTCCTCTCCGAGCCTCACCTATTCCTCGCTGCCCTGCGCTCAGTCCGACGCCGCCCTCGCCTCGCCCTCCGCTTCTTCCGCTGGGCCGAGAGCCAGCCCGGCTTCCCCTGCTCGGAGGCCGCCTTCTGCGCCGTCCTCCAGATACTCGCTGAGGGCGGCCTCATGCGTGCCGCCTACTCCGTCGCCCAGCGTGTGCTTCACCTCCGTCTCCACGGCATCGTTGACCTCCTTATCGACGGACACGCTGGTCCCGAGGCCACGGCCCCCCTCCTGGATCTGCTTCTCTGGCTGTACACCAAGTGTTCGATGGTGGAGCTCGCCGTGTCCACCTTCTACAAGATGGTAGCCCACGGGTTCCTGCCGGACGTCAAGAACTGCAACAGGATTCTGAGGATCTTGAGGGACACGGCCCAGTGGACGGAGGTGCGCGCCATCTACAAACATATGATTAAAGTCGGCGTCCAGCCTACCATTGTAACTTTCAATACGATACTCGATTCCTTTTGCAAGGAAGGAAAGGCGGAAGAGGCTCTCAAGATTTTGGGCGAGATGGAAGGTCAGGACGCTGGGTGCTTACCCAATGATATTACCTATAATGTCATCATCAACGGCCTGTCAAAGAAGGGGGAATTGGACAAGGCAGAGAAGTTGCTTGACAAAATGAGGTGCTCCCGAAAGGCATCATCTTTTACTTACAATCCTTTGATTAGTGGGTTATTCAGCAAAGGTTTTGTCGACGAGGCACTGGGTTTCAGGGATGAGATGGTGGGGTTCGGAGTGATGCCAACAGTGGTGACTTACAATGCTTTAATCTATGGGTTGTGTAGGAGTGGACGGATGGAAGAGGCCCAGGAGAAGTTTGTCGAAATGGGTAAGATGAATCTGGCACAAGATGTAGTATCTTACAACTCTTTAATTTATGGGTATTGCAGATTAGGGAATGTAAAAGAGGCTCTATGTTTGTTTAATCATCTGAGAGATGCACATATAGCTCCTAATATTAGAACTTACAACATTCTTATAGATGGTCATTGTAGATTGGGATCCCTGGATGGGGCTCAGAAGTTTAAGGAGGAGATGATTTGTTCGGGGTTTCTGCCCGATGTTTATACGTATACCATTCTGGTAAATGGGTCTTGCAAGATGGGAAATCTTGCCATGGCAAAAGGATTTTTTGATGAGATGTTACGAAAAGGTCTCGAGCCAGATTGCCATGCGTACACAACAAGAATAGTTGGAGAATTGAAGTTAGGGGATACTTCTAAGGCTTTTCAATTGCGGGAAGAGATGAAAGCAAAAGGCATCACTCCTAATACAGTTACCTACAATGTTCTGATAGATGGGCTATGCAAGATGGGAAATCTGAAAGAGGCATATGGTTTGTGGCAAAAGATGGTACATGATGGATTTCATCCAAATTGTGTAACCTATACTTGCTTAATTAATGCACATTGCGAGAAGGGTCATATGAGAGAAGCAAAATATCTGTTTGAtagcatgcttagtaataatttatCGCCGACAGTCGTCACCTACACTGTTCTCATTCATGCACATGCAAATAAAGGAAATTTGGAGGCTGCATATGGCTACTTCTCCAAGATGCTGGAGGAGAATGTCTTGCCTAACAAAATAACTTATAATGCCCTCATAAATGGGCTCTGTAGAAAGCACAAGGTTGAATTGGCTTATGAGCTCTTCGACAAGATGCAAGGAAATGGTTTGTCCCCAAATAAGTATACATATACTTTACTCATAAATGAAAATTGCAATTTGGGTAACTGGAAAGAAGCACTGAGGTTGTATGCTGAAATGCATGAGAAAGAAATTATTCCTGATTTTTGCACTCAGAATGTTTTGTTTAAAGGTTTTGGTGAAGACTTCAAGCATCATGCGGTGAAATTTTTAGAAACTGATGTTCTTTGCAGttaa
- the LOC103990043 gene encoding pentatricopeptide repeat-containing protein At1g22960, mitochondrial isoform X4, whose protein sequence is MEAKEALNLCSPSLMLFPKFKLLISTTTLAATAAEVRPFHHLLPSIKAYYSSSSSSPVDLPPFDALVSGILDSDPAAFTRGFRAPDSIKPLLSEPHLFLAALRSVRRRPRLALRFFRWAESQPGFPCSEAAFCAVLQILAEGGLMRAAYSVAQRVLHLRLHGIVDLLIDGHAGPEATAPLLDLLLWLYTKCSMVELAVSTFYKMVAHGFLPDVKNCNRILRILRDTAQWTEVRAIYKHMIKVGVQPTIVTFNTILDSFCKEGKAEEALKILGEMEGQDAGCLPNDITYNVIINGLSKKGELDKAEKLLDKMRSGRMEEAQEKFVEMGVCKAANKDTKKKDINICSHKIQKLLRETPLVDEIMEYAQKKNQIDAKQMSCNKYLLICGSISSMLRWQS, encoded by the exons ATGGAGGCGAAGGAAGCTCTAAATCTATGTTCTCCATCCCTCATGCTCTTCCCTAAATTTAAACTACTCATCTCGACGACAACCCTAGCCGCCACCGCCGCTGAGGTACGCCCCTTCCATCATCTCCTCCCTTCCATCAAAGCCTActactcctcctcctcgtcttccccCGTTGATCTTCCCCCTTTCGACGCCCTTGTCTCCGGTATCCTCGACTCTGATCCCGCCGCCTTCACCCGTGGCTTTCGTGCTCCGGACTCCATCAAGCCTCTCCTCTCCGAGCCTCACCTATTCCTCGCTGCCCTGCGCTCAGTCCGACGCCGCCCTCGCCTCGCCCTCCGCTTCTTCCGCTGGGCCGAGAGCCAGCCCGGCTTCCCCTGCTCGGAGGCCGCCTTCTGCGCCGTCCTCCAGATACTCGCTGAGGGCGGCCTCATGCGTGCCGCCTACTCCGTCGCCCAGCGTGTGCTTCACCTCCGTCTCCACGGCATCGTTGACCTCCTTATCGACGGACACGCTGGTCCCGAGGCCACGGCCCCCCTCCTGGATCTGCTTCTCTGGCTGTACACCAAGTGTTCGATGGTGGAGCTCGCCGTGTCCACCTTCTACAAGATGGTAGCCCACGGGTTCCTGCCGGACGTCAAGAACTGCAACAGGATTCTGAGGATCTTGAGGGACACGGCCCAGTGGACGGAGGTGCGCGCCATCTACAAACATATGATTAAAGTCGGCGTCCAGCCTACCATTGTAACTTTCAATACGATACTCGATTCCTTTTGCAAGGAAGGAAAGGCGGAAGAGGCTCTCAAGATTTTGGGCGAGATGGAAGGTCAGGACGCTGGGTGCTTACCCAATGATATTACCTATAATGTCATCATCAACGGCCTGTCAAAGAAGGGGGAATTGGACAAGGCAGAGAAGTTGCTTGACAAAATGAG GAGTGGACGGATGGAAGAGGCCCAGGAGAAGTTTGTCGAAATGG GTGTATGTAAAGCTGCAAACAAGGACACAAAAAAGAAGGATATAAACATCTGCAGTCACAAGATACAGAAGTTACTTAGGGAGACGCCCTTGGTTGATGAG ATCATGGAGTACGCACAAAAGAAGAACCAGATAGATGCAAAGCAGATGTCGTGCAATAAATATTTACTCATTTGTGGATCCATTTCATCTATGCTTCGTTGGCAGTCCTAA
- the LOC103990043 gene encoding pentatricopeptide repeat-containing protein At1g22960, mitochondrial isoform X3 — translation MEAKEALNLCSPSLMLFPKFKLLISTTTLAATAAEVRPFHHLLPSIKAYYSSSSSSPVDLPPFDALVSGILDSDPAAFTRGFRAPDSIKPLLSEPHLFLAALRSVRRRPRLALRFFRWAESQPGFPCSEAAFCAVLQILAEGGLMRAAYSVAQRVLHLRLHGIVDLLIDGHAGPEATAPLLDLLLWLYTKCSMVELAVSTFYKMVAHGFLPDVKNCNRILRILRDTAQWTEVRAIYKHMIKVGVQPTIVTFNTILDSFCKEGKAEEALKILGEMEGQDAGCLPNDITYNVIINGLSKKGELDKAEKLLDKMRSGRMEEAQEKFVEMGKMNLAQDVVSYNSLIYGYCRLGNVKEALCLFNHLRDAHIAPNIRTYNILIDGHCRLGSLDGAQKFKEEMICSGFLPDVYTYTILVNGSCKMGNLAMAKGFFDEMLRKGLEPDCHAYTTRIVGELKLGDTSKAFQLREEMKAKGITPNTVTYNVLIDGLCKMGNLKEAYGLWQKMVHDGFHPNCVTYTCLINAHCEKGHMREAKYLFDSMLSNNLSPTVVTYTVLIHAHANKGNLEAAYGYFSKMLEENVLPNKITYNALINGLCRKHKVELAYELFDKMQGNGLSPNKYTYTLLINENCNLGNWKEALRLYAEMHEKEIIPDFCTQNVLFKGFGEDFKHHAVKFLETDVLCS, via the exons ATGGAGGCGAAGGAAGCTCTAAATCTATGTTCTCCATCCCTCATGCTCTTCCCTAAATTTAAACTACTCATCTCGACGACAACCCTAGCCGCCACCGCCGCTGAGGTACGCCCCTTCCATCATCTCCTCCCTTCCATCAAAGCCTActactcctcctcctcgtcttccccCGTTGATCTTCCCCCTTTCGACGCCCTTGTCTCCGGTATCCTCGACTCTGATCCCGCCGCCTTCACCCGTGGCTTTCGTGCTCCGGACTCCATCAAGCCTCTCCTCTCCGAGCCTCACCTATTCCTCGCTGCCCTGCGCTCAGTCCGACGCCGCCCTCGCCTCGCCCTCCGCTTCTTCCGCTGGGCCGAGAGCCAGCCCGGCTTCCCCTGCTCGGAGGCCGCCTTCTGCGCCGTCCTCCAGATACTCGCTGAGGGCGGCCTCATGCGTGCCGCCTACTCCGTCGCCCAGCGTGTGCTTCACCTCCGTCTCCACGGCATCGTTGACCTCCTTATCGACGGACACGCTGGTCCCGAGGCCACGGCCCCCCTCCTGGATCTGCTTCTCTGGCTGTACACCAAGTGTTCGATGGTGGAGCTCGCCGTGTCCACCTTCTACAAGATGGTAGCCCACGGGTTCCTGCCGGACGTCAAGAACTGCAACAGGATTCTGAGGATCTTGAGGGACACGGCCCAGTGGACGGAGGTGCGCGCCATCTACAAACATATGATTAAAGTCGGCGTCCAGCCTACCATTGTAACTTTCAATACGATACTCGATTCCTTTTGCAAGGAAGGAAAGGCGGAAGAGGCTCTCAAGATTTTGGGCGAGATGGAAGGTCAGGACGCTGGGTGCTTACCCAATGATATTACCTATAATGTCATCATCAACGGCCTGTCAAAGAAGGGGGAATTGGACAAGGCAGAGAAGTTGCTTGACAAAATGAG GAGTGGACGGATGGAAGAGGCCCAGGAGAAGTTTGTCGAAATGGGTAAGATGAATCTGGCACAAGATGTAGTATCTTACAACTCTTTAATTTATGGGTATTGCAGATTAGGGAATGTAAAAGAGGCTCTATGTTTGTTTAATCATCTGAGAGATGCACATATAGCTCCTAATATTAGAACTTACAACATTCTTATAGATGGTCATTGTAGATTGGGATCCCTGGATGGGGCTCAGAAGTTTAAGGAGGAGATGATTTGTTCGGGGTTTCTGCCCGATGTTTATACGTATACCATTCTGGTAAATGGGTCTTGCAAGATGGGAAATCTTGCCATGGCAAAAGGATTTTTTGATGAGATGTTACGAAAAGGTCTCGAGCCAGATTGCCATGCGTACACAACAAGAATAGTTGGAGAATTGAAGTTAGGGGATACTTCTAAGGCTTTTCAATTGCGGGAAGAGATGAAAGCAAAAGGCATCACTCCTAATACAGTTACCTACAATGTTCTGATAGATGGGCTATGCAAGATGGGAAATCTGAAAGAGGCATATGGTTTGTGGCAAAAGATGGTACATGATGGATTTCATCCAAATTGTGTAACCTATACTTGCTTAATTAATGCACATTGCGAGAAGGGTCATATGAGAGAAGCAAAATATCTGTTTGAtagcatgcttagtaataatttatCGCCGACAGTCGTCACCTACACTGTTCTCATTCATGCACATGCAAATAAAGGAAATTTGGAGGCTGCATATGGCTACTTCTCCAAGATGCTGGAGGAGAATGTCTTGCCTAACAAAATAACTTATAATGCCCTCATAAATGGGCTCTGTAGAAAGCACAAGGTTGAATTGGCTTATGAGCTCTTCGACAAGATGCAAGGAAATGGTTTGTCCCCAAATAAGTATACATATACTTTACTCATAAATGAAAATTGCAATTTGGGTAACTGGAAAGAAGCACTGAGGTTGTATGCTGAAATGCATGAGAAAGAAATTATTCCTGATTTTTGCACTCAGAATGTTTTGTTTAAAGGTTTTGGTGAAGACTTCAAGCATCATGCGGTGAAATTTTTAGAAACTGATGTTCTTTGCAGttaa
- the LOC135677587 gene encoding pectinesterase-like, with protein sequence MSNKAVLGALSAVLLVAAVIGTVATVASSNHKAASDDSLAASSKSVTAICASTDYTDVCQRTLSSAINGSASPKEIIQASFMAAIKEIEAASHLSKNVSLSATDSMNKDGFDICRRLFEDANEELQAAFSETHDLDGLARRTDDIKCWLSAVISYQQTCLDGITQPDLHSTMKDGLVTASQVTSNAIAIVDGLSSLFKNFQVPINVTNIASRRLLSQGSDAKGYPTWFSAHDRKLLAASARGELKPNMVVAQDGSGDYKTINAAINAMPKKYSGRYVIYVKAGIYKENVLVTKDKVNVFMYGDGPRKTIVTGSKNNVDGVQTMNTATFAAEGQGFIGKSMGFSNTAGPEKHQAVALRVKGDMSAFFNCRMDAFQDTLYVQAHRQFYRHCVVSGTVDFIFGDSSTILQNCLIVVRRPMDNQQNTVTAHGREEEKEETALVIQNCRIVPDKRLFPDRLKIPSYLGRPWKAHSRTIIMESTIGDLIKPEGWLPWDGDQFLNTLYYAEYGNRGPGAGTSGRVNWPGFHVINRQTAQAYTVNSLIQGHRWIKYSGIPYLGGFKN encoded by the exons ATGTCGAATAAGGCCGTCTTGGGTGCTCTCTCAGCGGTCCTCCTTGTGGCCGCGGTGATAGGTACGGTAGCCACCGTCGCGAGCTCCAACCATAAGGCGGCGAGTGATGATTCCCTTGCCGCCTCCTCCAAGTCCGTGACGGCCATCTGCGCCTCCACTGACTACACTGACGTGTGCCAACGGACCCTCAGTTCTGCCATCAATGGCTCTGCCTCTCCCAAGGAGATCATCCAAGCATCCTTCATGGCAGCCATCAAAGAAATCGAAGCTGCCTCCCACCTGTCCAAGAACGTGAGTTTGAGCGCCACTGACTCGATGAACAAGGATGGGTTCGACATTTGTCGTCGACTCTTCGAGGATGCTAATGAGGAGCTACAAGCTGCCTTCTCGGAGACTCATGACCTTGACGGTTTGGCGAGAAGGACCGATGACATCAAGTGCTGGCTTTCAGCCGTCATCTCCTACCAGCAGACCTGCCTCGATGGCATCACTCAACCCGACCTACACTCGACCATGAAGGACGGCCTTGTCACGGCCTCTCAGGTCACCAGCAATGCCATTGCCATCGTCGATGGGCTCAGTTCATTATTCAAGAACTTCCAAGTTCCCATCAACGTGACCAATATCGCCAGCCGCCGGCTACTGTCTCAGGGGAGCGATGCCAAGGGTTATCCCACGTGGTTCTCGGCCCATGACAGGAAGCTCTTGGCTGCCAGTGCGAGAGGTGAGTTGAAGCCTAACATGGTGGTGGCTCAGGATGGGAGTGGAGACTATAAGACTATCAACGCTGCCATcaatgccatgcccaagaagtatTCAGGCCGCTATGTGATCTACGTGAAGGCCGGGATCTACAAGGAGAATGTCCTCGTCACCAAGGACAAGGTGAACGTGTTCATGTATGGTGATGGACCAAGGAAGACAATCGTGACTGGCAGCAAGAACAACGTCGATGGCGTTCAAACCATGAATACTGCGACCTTCG CTGCCGAAGGGCAGGGCTTTATTGGCAAGTCAATGGGGTTCAGCAACACCGCAGGACCAGAGAAGCACCAAGCCGTGGCGCTTCGTGTGAAAGGGGACATGTCAGCCTTCTTCAACTGTCGTATGGATGCGTTCCAGGACACTCTCTACGTGCAGGCCCATCGGCAGTTCTACCGTCACTGTGTGGTATCGGGGACTGTTGACTTCATCTTCGGTGACTCCTCCACCATTCTTCAAAACTGCCTCATCGTGGTGCGGCGCCCCATGGACAATCAACAGAACACGGTGACAGCACACGgacgagaggaggagaaggaagagaccgCACTTGTGATCCAAAACTGCCGAATCGTCCCCGACAAGCGCTTGTTCCCTGACAGGTTGAAGATCCCCAGCTACCTTGGTCGGCCTTGGAAGGCACACTCGAGGACCATCATCATGGAATCCACCATCGGCGACTTGATCAAACCGGAGGGATGGTTGCCATGGGATGGCGACCAGTTTTTGAACACACTATATTATGCCGAGTATGGCAACCGTGGGCCCGGTGCCGGGACCAGCGGCAGGGTGAATTGGCCTGGGTTTCATGTCATCAACAGGCAGACGGCCCAAGCGTACACAGTGAATTCCCTAATCCAAGGTCACCGGTGGATCAAGTATTCGGGCATACCCTATCTTGGTgggtttaaaaattga